In Ruminococcaceae bacterium R-25, a genomic segment contains:
- a CDS encoding DNA-binding XRE family transcriptional regulator: MKREEFIKAASSKLKLIRTEYGITQETMSDMLGVSKKTLVETEKGRRDLSWTEVIALVTVFEKSEVLQGITGGDTGDIIHALAFEDRHIQYPSTMGGKVWWRVIDEKDGYKLQQNYVTGHYRLLDKDDCRLISSFNRNEVEEYRDSLGR; this comes from the coding sequence ATGAAACGCGAAGAGTTCATTAAGGCAGCAAGCAGCAAGCTTAAGCTCATCAGAACTGAGTATGGAATTACCCAGGAGACGATGAGTGACATGCTCGGCGTTTCGAAAAAGACTCTTGTTGAGACCGAGAAGGGCAGACGTGATCTTTCCTGGACGGAAGTAATTGCCCTGGTGACGGTTTTCGAGAAGAGCGAGGTGCTCCAGGGAATAACCGGCGGCGATACCGGTGACATCATCCACGCACTGGCCTTTGAAGACCGGCACATACAATATCCCTCAACAATGGGCGGAAAAGTATGGTGGCGCGTGATCGATGAGAAAGACGGATATAAACTCCAGCAAAACTACGTAACAGGACATTACAGGCTCCTTGATAAGGATGACTGCAGGCTGATCTCTTCGTTCAACAGGAACGAAGTCGAAGAATACAGGGATTCTCTAGGGAGGTAA
- a CDS encoding phosphate transport system substrate-binding protein, translating into MDKKKLGKQLAVIALVIALFAGLDTGIYQLFIKRVISHHSPGMQKMSVEVGNYVPFTGSENVYSVKDAPKLKGDIPVIDGAAALLPVYAGFVESIYPESSVKFNGEDYDASSAMHYTNTRGAYKDIVDGKADIIICAQPSDEQLAYAKENGVELEMVPIGSDAFVFIVNNNNPVSDITIQQIQGIYSGEITNWSELGGKNQPIAAMRRNKNSGSQTALEKIMGDIPIKPDYTALFGSPIGFSFRYYVTGMLGEGGVKILTINGIAPTAETIADGSYPIAGNIYAVYRKGETNENVYKAIEFMKSSEGQKIVEQSGYIPLS; encoded by the coding sequence ATGGATAAGAAGAAATTAGGAAAGCAATTAGCTGTAATTGCACTGGTCATCGCGCTTTTCGCGGGATTGGACACAGGGATCTACCAGTTATTTATTAAGAGAGTCATAAGCCATCACTCGCCCGGCATGCAGAAGATGAGCGTTGAGGTCGGAAATTACGTGCCTTTCACAGGGTCCGAAAATGTTTACTCCGTAAAAGATGCTCCTAAGCTCAAAGGCGACATCCCGGTAATCGACGGCGCGGCTGCACTACTTCCGGTCTATGCTGGATTTGTTGAGAGCATCTATCCTGAGAGCTCGGTCAAGTTTAACGGCGAGGACTACGATGCTTCAAGCGCAATGCATTATACGAATACCAGAGGCGCATACAAGGACATCGTCGACGGCAAAGCTGACATAATCATATGCGCGCAGCCTTCTGACGAGCAGCTCGCATATGCTAAGGAAAACGGTGTCGAACTGGAGATGGTTCCGATCGGCTCTGACGCATTCGTATTTATCGTAAATAACAATAATCCTGTATCCGACATCACGATTCAGCAGATCCAGGGAATCTACTCAGGCGAGATCACGAACTGGAGTGAACTGGGCGGCAAGAACCAGCCTATCGCAGCAATGAGAAGAAATAAGAACAGCGGCTCGCAGACCGCTCTCGAAAAGATAATGGGCGACATTCCGATCAAGCCTGACTACACGGCGCTTTTCGGAAGTCCGATCGGATTCTCGTTCAGATATTACGTAACAGGAATGTTAGGCGAGGGCGGAGTTAAGATCCTTACGATCAACGGGATCGCTCCGACGGCTGAGACTATCGCCGACGGTTCATATCCTATCGCAGGCAACATCTATGCTGTCTACAGAAAAGGTGAGACAAACGAAAACGTCTATAAGGCGATCGAGTTCATGAAATCATCTGAAGGACAGAAGATAGTAGAACAGAGCGGATACATTCCTCTCAGTTGA
- a CDS encoding phosphatidylglycerol:prolipoprotein diacylglycerol transferase, which produces MVGIGIIVTGIVFLLILRKKEVYLEDAAMTGLFFAAGAVIGSHIVYGLTNTTKIIDLFRHMSEYSFIEFMKLLFGSYLGGMVFYGGLIGGLIALLIANKVSQKYFRGDVMFDGVAIVIPLFHTFGRIGCFLGGCCFGMECKFGITIHNNTLYPAINDVNRLPIQLIEAGCNFILFWVLLFLYKNNKFPKRLIIVYLFAYPVIRFIDEFFRGDDIRGFLFGLSTSQIISILLFAFATVFTIIDLKKRKDTPVNTEQA; this is translated from the coding sequence ATGGTAGGCATCGGCATTATCGTTACCGGTATAGTCTTCCTCTTGATCTTAAGGAAAAAGGAAGTCTACCTGGAAGATGCAGCCATGACGGGCCTGTTTTTCGCAGCCGGAGCCGTAATAGGATCCCACATAGTCTATGGACTTACCAATACGACAAAGATCATCGATCTGTTCAGGCACATGAGCGAATACAGCTTTATTGAATTCATGAAGCTTTTGTTCGGCAGTTACCTGGGCGGAATGGTATTCTACGGCGGCCTTATCGGAGGCCTCATTGCGCTTCTGATCGCGAATAAGGTTTCCCAGAAATATTTCAGGGGAGACGTGATGTTTGATGGCGTTGCCATCGTAATCCCGCTGTTTCATACATTCGGAAGAATAGGGTGCTTTTTAGGCGGCTGCTGCTTTGGCATGGAGTGCAAATTCGGTATTACCATTCATAACAACACGCTCTATCCGGCCATTAATGACGTTAACAGACTGCCGATCCAGCTTATCGAGGCCGGCTGCAATTTTATTCTTTTCTGGGTGCTTTTGTTCCTGTATAAGAATAACAAGTTCCCAAAGCGCCTTATCATCGTGTATCTATTCGCATATCCGGTCATCAGATTCATTGACGAATTCTTCAGAGGCGATGATATCAGAGGATTCCTGTTCGGCCTTTCCACGTCGCAGATCATAAGCATATTGCTCTTTGCGTTTGCGACAGTCTTTACGATAATTGATCTGAAAAAGCGAAAAGACACACCCGTTAATACAGAACAGGCATAA
- a CDS encoding nitrogenase iron protein NifH — MLKIAIYGKGGIGKSTVTSNLSAAFASMGKRVIQIGCDPKADSTINLLGGKPLKPVIEILKEGVDPTSAKEISQEGFGGVLCIETGGPTPGLGCAGRGIIATFNLLDELGLFEEYKPDVVLYDVLGDVVCGGFAAPIREGYAEQVLIVTSGEKMALYAANNICQAVRNFEDRGYASVKGLILNKRNVPGEDEKVSEFAKDHNVDIVAVIPRSDDITLCEDKGMTVVEGAGDSEAAQKFIDLAKLLLKG; from the coding sequence ATGCTTAAGATCGCAATCTACGGTAAAGGCGGTATAGGTAAGTCGACGGTCACATCTAATCTGTCTGCTGCCTTTGCAAGTATGGGGAAGCGCGTAATCCAGATAGGATGTGATCCCAAAGCCGATTCCACTATCAATCTTTTAGGCGGCAAACCGCTTAAGCCTGTTATCGAGATCCTTAAAGAAGGTGTTGATCCTACATCGGCAAAGGAAATCTCGCAGGAAGGTTTTGGCGGAGTGCTCTGCATCGAGACGGGCGGTCCTACGCCCGGTCTTGGCTGTGCCGGCAGAGGTATCATTGCAACTTTCAATCTTTTGGATGAACTCGGATTATTTGAAGAATACAAGCCGGACGTTGTTCTGTACGACGTTCTTGGTGACGTTGTCTGCGGAGGTTTTGCAGCTCCGATCAGGGAAGGTTATGCCGAGCAGGTACTGATCGTTACGTCAGGTGAGAAGATGGCTCTTTATGCGGCAAACAACATCTGCCAAGCGGTAAGGAACTTTGAGGACAGGGGTTATGCAAGTGTAAAAGGCCTGATCCTTAACAAGCGCAACGTCCCCGGCGAAGACGAGAAGGTCAGCGAATTTGCAAAAGATCACAACGTGGATATCGTTGCGGTAATTCCCAGAAGCGATGACATTACGCTCTGCGAGGATAAGGGAATGACAGTTGTGGAGGGAGCCGGCGATTCTGAGGCAGCTCAGAAATTCATCGATCTGGCAAAACTCCTTCTGAAAGGGTGA
- a CDS encoding nitrogenase molybdenum-cofactor synthesis protein NifE — translation MKHEAVCYTAEEVLKRGKSDIPSELLSGNSLVYSSPATLAYNSPGAEGFGVKRAGLSVPESVMLIVAPGCCGRNTSLISSMPEYKNRFFYLEMSEPDLVTGRHLNKIPDAIGEVLTFLRDNGKKIPRVIMICITCVDALLGTDMDRVCRKAEDELEGSEFEGVKVRPCYMYALTREGRRPPMVHVRQTIYSLLEPMEKDPRSVNIIGGFAPLENTELIEYLKLAGIRNIRQISTCKTYEEFLQMASANFNIVIDPEVRAAAEDMNKNLNIPYVELTRVYSTDKISSQYKALASVTGIDIIDSEEKAEADEAIARLKEAFPDLTVNIGECANANAFELALSLTRMGFKVDEIYSVLAPENFVYVKNLAQLSPDTKIYCNMEPTMLYYKISQSKAHVTVGKDAKFYCPDIPNVAWNQDTRPFGYQGVRDLMNKIFEALTEAKA, via the coding sequence ATGAAGCACGAAGCGGTCTGCTACACAGCTGAAGAGGTTTTAAAGAGGGGAAAGAGCGATATCCCTTCTGAACTGCTGTCCGGCAACAGCCTTGTATACAGTTCACCTGCAACACTTGCTTATAACTCTCCCGGCGCTGAAGGCTTCGGTGTTAAGCGCGCGGGATTAAGTGTGCCCGAATCGGTAATGCTTATCGTTGCTCCCGGATGCTGCGGAAGAAACACCTCTCTTATATCTTCGATGCCTGAATACAAAAACAGATTCTTCTATCTTGAGATGAGTGAACCTGATCTTGTAACGGGACGCCATTTGAACAAGATACCTGACGCGATCGGTGAAGTGCTGACTTTCCTCAGAGATAACGGCAAGAAGATCCCCAGGGTTATCATGATATGCATCACATGCGTTGATGCACTTTTAGGCACCGACATGGACAGAGTCTGCCGCAAGGCTGAAGATGAGCTGGAAGGAAGTGAGTTCGAAGGCGTAAAGGTGCGTCCTTGCTATATGTATGCGCTTACAAGAGAAGGACGCCGCCCGCCGATGGTCCATGTAAGACAAACAATCTATTCGCTTCTTGAACCCATGGAAAAGGATCCCCGCTCCGTAAATATCATCGGAGGTTTTGCACCTCTCGAAAACACCGAGCTCATAGAATACCTGAAGCTTGCAGGGATCCGCAATATCAGACAGATCTCTACATGCAAAACGTACGAAGAATTCCTTCAGATGGCAAGCGCCAACTTCAATATCGTCATCGATCCTGAAGTCCGCGCAGCTGCTGAAGACATGAATAAGAACCTTAATATTCCGTATGTCGAACTTACGAGAGTTTACTCTACGGATAAGATTTCTTCACAGTATAAGGCGCTCGCAAGTGTCACAGGTATCGACATCATAGACAGTGAGGAAAAAGCAGAAGCTGATGAAGCGATCGCAAGACTTAAGGAGGCTTTTCCGGATCTTACAGTCAACATCGGAGAGTGTGCAAATGCCAATGCGTTTGAATTAGCGTTAAGCCTTACGAGAATGGGATTTAAAGTCGATGAGATCTATTCGGTCCTGGCTCCGGAGAACTTCGTTTATGTGAAGAACCTGGCGCAGCTCTCACCTGATACAAAGATCTACTGCAATATGGAGCCTACAATGCTCTACTACAAGATCTCACAGTCAAAGGCTCACGTAACTGTCGGCAAGGATGCGAAGTTCTATTGCCCCGATATTCCGAATGTCGCCTGGAACCAGGATACGAGACCTTTCGGATATCAAGGAGTAAGGGATCTGATGAATAAGATTTTCGAAGCGTTAACGGAGGCAAAAGCATGA
- a CDS encoding nitrogenase component 1 type oxidoreductase: MKGLRKVLTPFAPDQSGASGVLYSMGALIVIIDAGGCTGNVCGFDEPRWHESRSAIFSAGLRDMDAILGRDELLAAKIKSAVERIDTSFVAVIGTPVPATIGTDYKALKKLIESKVDIPVVPVKTNGMKLYNEGEKEAYKALIDEFAENVPSAAKAQIVLGMTPLTYGKDHIDLSIDDIRSIKGAEKLIAASSSGIDACEYLGRDFEIVSPAYKNNIPEGIKGKTLVCHDEVVGKTLRDAGVDLDIATFFKLHDSVKQAGDKKITEEDEFIEMVRTGGYDTVAADICLKELVPDYEGNWVDLKCFAISGRY, encoded by the coding sequence ATGAAGGGATTAAGGAAAGTTCTTACACCTTTTGCTCCTGATCAGTCAGGTGCTTCCGGTGTGCTTTATTCAATGGGTGCGCTCATTGTAATCATCGATGCGGGCGGATGCACGGGCAACGTATGCGGATTCGATGAACCCAGATGGCACGAATCACGGAGTGCGATTTTCTCGGCAGGACTCCGCGACATGGATGCGATATTGGGAAGAGATGAACTTCTTGCAGCGAAGATCAAGTCTGCAGTTGAGAGGATCGATACATCGTTTGTTGCCGTTATCGGTACGCCTGTTCCGGCAACGATCGGTACAGATTACAAAGCTCTTAAGAAACTGATCGAGAGCAAGGTCGATATTCCTGTGGTTCCTGTTAAGACGAACGGGATGAAGCTTTATAACGAAGGCGAGAAGGAAGCATACAAAGCGCTTATCGATGAGTTCGCTGAAAATGTTCCTTCTGCAGCTAAAGCCCAGATCGTTCTCGGTATGACACCTCTTACATACGGCAAGGATCACATCGATCTTTCAATCGATGACATCAGAAGTATCAAGGGTGCGGAAAAACTCATTGCAGCATCGTCCTCCGGAATAGATGCATGTGAATACTTAGGAAGAGATTTTGAGATCGTAAGCCCTGCCTATAAGAACAACATTCCTGAAGGAATCAAAGGAAAGACTCTTGTCTGCCACGATGAAGTTGTCGGCAAGACATTAAGAGATGCAGGCGTTGATTTGGATATTGCGACCTTCTTTAAGCTTCACGATTCTGTTAAACAGGCGGGCGATAAGAAGATCACTGAAGAAGATGAGTTTATCGAGATGGTAAGGACAGGCGGCTACGACACGGTCGCTGCTGATATCTGTCTCAAAGAACTGGTGCCTGATTACGAGGGTAACTGGGTTGACTTGAAGTGTTTTGCAATAAGCGGGAGATACTGA
- a CDS encoding hydrogenase maturation carbamoyltransferase HypF: MVTKRIKVYGIVQGVGFRPTVARHAASLGIKGSVSNLGPYVEIYAQGEESEVDRFIDLIRTRPPKRAAVLKMDVKVEDAPVYEDFSIIESAKTAGEIFVSPDIAICDECLEELFDKNNRRYLHPFINCTCCGPRLTILDALPYDRERTSMKEFPMCPDCEKEYYDPATRRYDAQPVCCNKCGPEVFILDDEEKRKGREAITYVRKVIADGGIAAIKGIGGFHLACNAYDNDAVKRLRELKHRPSKPFALMMRNEEEVLKNCYIEDYQRGILTGHQKPIILLKRREDSMLAEQVAPDNPMLGCMLPYAPVQSLIFDYDDDIKMPSCLVMTSGNLSGLPICRNDDDVRAEIRSYCDVVLTHNRKINIRADDSVMDFYEGKPYMIRRSRGYAPLPYMMTRQFKGSVIAYGGELKNTFCVAVNSLMYPSSYIGDLTDLKGKNALKESAERMLDLLEAKPSYAVCDLHPLYNSSAAAEESGLPLIRVQHHYAHILSCMAENDYTGEVIGISLDGTGYGTDGTIWGGEILKCNLDGFERAGHIRPFLHTGGDIASREGFRIAISMLIDIFGDDAESKCSDLGLIRQGTFKTYKVMHDNRINTSVSTSCGRLFDAAAAILGIRYEQSFEGEAATALEFKAMEYERDKDIGTMDLIDGDVIATDRIIRYLTEEKLKGTDIRKLAYAFHYMLAKGVAQMAMAKSDGIKTAALSGGCYQNKLLTRLTEQELKENGYNVLLHSMVPPNDGGIALGQALYGMHKVNDQEDR; the protein is encoded by the coding sequence TTGGTAACGAAGCGCATTAAAGTTTACGGCATAGTCCAGGGTGTCGGATTCAGACCGACAGTCGCAAGACATGCTGCTTCTCTTGGAATAAAGGGAAGTGTGTCTAACCTTGGCCCTTATGTCGAGATCTATGCGCAGGGCGAGGAGTCTGAAGTTGACAGATTCATCGATCTGATCAGGACCAGGCCGCCGAAGCGTGCAGCGGTCCTGAAGATGGATGTCAAAGTTGAGGACGCTCCTGTTTACGAAGATTTCAGCATTATCGAGAGCGCGAAAACAGCCGGCGAGATCTTCGTATCTCCGGACATTGCAATCTGTGATGAGTGCCTTGAGGAACTTTTCGATAAGAACAACAGAAGATATCTGCATCCGTTCATTAACTGCACATGCTGCGGTCCGAGACTTACTATTCTTGATGCACTGCCTTATGACCGCGAACGCACATCGATGAAAGAATTCCCGATGTGTCCTGACTGCGAAAAGGAATACTACGATCCTGCCACGAGAAGATATGACGCGCAGCCTGTATGCTGCAATAAATGCGGACCTGAAGTTTTTATCCTTGATGATGAAGAGAAGCGTAAGGGACGCGAAGCAATTACATATGTGCGCAAGGTAATTGCAGACGGCGGTATTGCCGCAATAAAAGGAATCGGCGGATTCCATCTTGCCTGCAATGCATACGATAACGATGCGGTTAAGAGGCTGCGTGAGCTCAAGCACCGTCCTTCCAAGCCTTTTGCACTCATGATGAGAAACGAAGAAGAGGTCCTGAAGAACTGCTATATAGAAGATTACCAGCGCGGCATCCTGACGGGCCATCAGAAGCCGATAATCCTGCTTAAGCGCCGCGAAGATTCAATGCTCGCAGAACAGGTTGCACCTGATAATCCGATGCTCGGCTGCATGCTTCCTTACGCTCCTGTTCAGAGCCTTATCTTCGATTACGATGACGATATAAAGATGCCTTCATGCCTCGTTATGACGAGCGGCAATCTCTCCGGTCTCCCGATATGCAGGAATGACGATGATGTAAGAGCTGAGATCCGATCTTACTGTGATGTGGTCCTTACCCATAACAGAAAGATCAACATCAGGGCAGACGATTCTGTCATGGATTTTTATGAAGGCAAGCCCTACATGATCAGACGCTCGAGAGGCTATGCTCCGCTCCCGTACATGATGACCAGACAGTTTAAAGGTTCCGTCATAGCTTACGGCGGCGAACTTAAGAATACCTTCTGCGTTGCAGTCAACAGTCTTATGTATCCTTCGTCCTACATCGGAGACCTGACTGATCTTAAGGGCAAGAACGCTCTTAAGGAATCTGCTGAAAGAATGCTGGACCTTCTGGAAGCAAAACCTTCTTATGCGGTATGCGACCTGCACCCTTTGTACAATTCTTCTGCAGCTGCTGAAGAATCAGGCCTGCCGCTTATCAGGGTCCAGCACCACTATGCACATATACTCTCATGCATGGCAGAGAACGATTATACAGGTGAAGTGATCGGCATCTCTCTGGACGGAACGGGTTATGGTACTGACGGCACGATCTGGGGCGGCGAGATACTGAAGTGCAATCTCGACGGTTTTGAACGTGCGGGCCATATCAGGCCGTTCCTTCATACAGGCGGCGATATTGCTTCAAGAGAAGGGTTCAGGATCGCCATATCGATGCTCATCGATATATTTGGCGATGATGCAGAATCAAAGTGCAGTGATCTGGGCCTGATAAGGCAGGGAACATTCAAGACTTATAAAGTCATGCACGATAACAGGATCAACACCTCTGTATCCACAAGCTGCGGAAGGCTTTTCGATGCAGCGGCAGCAATACTCGGGATCAGGTATGAACAGAGCTTTGAAGGTGAAGCTGCAACAGCTCTTGAATTCAAGGCTATGGAATATGAAAGGGATAAAGATATCGGCACTATGGATCTGATCGACGGCGATGTGATCGCGACAGACAGGATCATCCGGTATCTGACAGAAGAGAAACTTAAGGGAACTGACATAAGAAAACTCGCATATGCCTTCCACTATATGCTGGCTAAAGGTGTAGCTCAGATGGCTATGGCTAAGTCTGACGGTATAAAGACTGCCGCGCTGAGCGGAGGGTGTTATCAGAATAAGCTCCTGACCAGACTGACTGAGCAGGAGTTAAAAGAAAACGGCTATAACGTATTGCTCCACTCGATGGTTCCGCCGAATGACGGCGGAATAGCGTTGGGGCAGGCGCTTTACGGGATGCATAAAGTAAATGATCAGGAGGATAGATAA
- a CDS encoding hydrogenase maturation protein HypC, with the protein MCVGLAAKIISVKDGVAMVDCTGAKREISAELLDDLEPGDYVMVHAGCAIAKITDNDKSETEKVLKENLV; encoded by the coding sequence ATGTGTGTAGGTTTAGCTGCAAAGATCATCAGTGTTAAGGATGGTGTTGCCATGGTCGACTGCACGGGCGCGAAAAGGGAGATCTCCGCTGAGCTCCTGGATGACCTGGAACCCGGAGATTATGTCATGGTTCATGCAGGCTGCGCAATCGCCAAGATCACTGACAACGACAAATCAGAGACTGAGAAAGTATTAAAGGAGAATCTGGTATGA
- a CDS encoding hydrogenase expression/formation protein HypD: MTSINSTADMRRYLETYDGPAVRIMEVCGTHTHEIFRQGIRKFLSPKINLISGPGCPVCVTPAAYIDEAVYLALEKGCTVTTFGDLVRVPGNVKSLQKARAEGGKVKIVYSPIDAEKYAKDHPEEQVVFLSVGFETTTPSDVIAVKNTVRDGLDNFSLLTANKTMPGAYEAMASSTDAYLYPGHVHAIIGTKLCRDLAERGVSGTIAGFTGDELLAALAVTVKNVSEGKPFFVNAYPRVVTDEGSPAAVALVDKFMKPCDAEWRGIGVIPDSGVELRDEYAAYDARKKYSVPKMEFERKTACKCGIVLQGKILPSECPLFGKACNPDHPVGACMVSDEGACSAFYMYGGQS, from the coding sequence ATGACAAGTATCAACAGTACTGCTGATATGAGAAGATACCTTGAGACTTACGACGGACCTGCCGTAAGGATCATGGAAGTCTGCGGTACGCATACTCATGAGATCTTCAGGCAGGGAATAAGAAAGTTCCTGTCTCCCAAGATCAATCTTATCTCAGGTCCCGGATGCCCGGTGTGCGTAACTCCTGCGGCATATATCGATGAGGCTGTTTATCTGGCACTCGAGAAAGGCTGCACAGTAACGACTTTCGGAGATCTTGTAAGAGTTCCGGGAAATGTTAAGAGCCTTCAGAAGGCAAGAGCCGAAGGCGGAAAAGTAAAGATCGTCTATTCTCCGATCGATGCGGAGAAATATGCCAAGGACCATCCTGAAGAGCAGGTCGTTTTCCTTTCCGTGGGATTCGAGACAACGACACCCTCTGATGTTATTGCCGTAAAGAATACAGTAAGAGACGGGCTTGATAACTTTTCGCTCCTTACAGCGAACAAGACCATGCCGGGTGCTTATGAAGCTATGGCATCTTCGACAGATGCATACCTTTATCCCGGCCATGTTCATGCGATCATCGGAACGAAGCTCTGCCGTGACCTTGCAGAGCGCGGTGTAAGCGGAACCATTGCAGGCTTTACAGGCGATGAGCTTCTCGCTGCGCTTGCGGTAACCGTAAAGAATGTTTCCGAAGGCAAGCCGTTCTTTGTTAATGCATATCCGAGAGTGGTAACAGATGAGGGAAGTCCTGCTGCTGTTGCGCTCGTTGATAAATTCATGAAGCCCTGTGATGCCGAATGGCGCGGTATCGGCGTGATACCGGATTCAGGTGTTGAACTCAGGGATGAATATGCGGCTTACGATGCCAGAAAGAAGTATTCGGTACCGAAGATGGAGTTTGAACGCAAGACGGCATGCAAATGCGGAATCGTTCTTCAGGGAAAGATCCTGCCTTCGGAGTGTCCGCTTTTCGGAAAGGCATGCAATCCGGATCACCCTGTCGGAGCATGCATGGTATCTGACGAAGGCGCATGCTCTGCATTCTATATGTACGGAGGACAGTCATGA
- a CDS encoding hydrogenase expression/formation protein HypE, with protein MKEVITLAHGSGGRKTSELIGEIFKKNLGNEYFTADDAAVLPRPEGRIAMSTDGFIVSPWKYPGGNIGRLAVCGTVNDLACMGAKPLYLTCSYIIEEGLPIEDLELIAKTMGETAREAGVNIVAGDTKVAGKGQVDKIFITTAGVGVIGEGINTSGKFAKPGDKIIVTGDVGRHGTAILLARDEYGIEADVTSDCAPLWEPVRRALEVCPEMHVIRDATRGGVGTVLYEIADEAEVGIRVDRTSVPVAPEVSGVTGLLGLEPLYLACEGRMVMICPAEKAQAVVDVLKGTKYTEGATIIGEVTEEETGRVVMTTEVGGQTYLPKPGNELLPRIC; from the coding sequence ATGAAAGAAGTAATAACATTGGCTCACGGAAGCGGCGGAAGAAAGACATCCGAGCTTATCGGTGAGATATTCAAGAAGAATCTCGGAAACGAGTATTTCACTGCAGACGATGCGGCAGTCCTTCCCAGACCCGAAGGCCGTATCGCAATGTCGACAGACGGCTTTATTGTATCGCCATGGAAATATCCGGGCGGCAACATCGGAAGACTTGCTGTATGCGGCACGGTAAATGACCTTGCATGCATGGGCGCCAAGCCCCTTTATCTCACATGTTCCTACATCATCGAGGAAGGACTCCCGATCGAAGATCTGGAACTGATCGCAAAGACGATGGGTGAGACCGCAAGAGAAGCCGGAGTAAATATCGTTGCAGGCGACACGAAGGTTGCGGGCAAAGGCCAGGTCGATAAGATCTTTATCACCACAGCAGGTGTGGGCGTCATCGGCGAAGGCATCAACACATCCGGAAAGTTTGCTAAGCCGGGCGATAAGATAATCGTAACAGGTGATGTCGGAAGACACGGAACAGCTATCCTTCTTGCCCGTGACGAATATGGCATTGAAGCAGATGTAACTTCCGACTGCGCGCCCTTGTGGGAGCCTGTAAGAAGAGCGCTCGAAGTATGCCCTGAGATGCACGTTATAAGAGATGCCACGAGAGGCGGCGTCGGAACTGTTCTTTATGAGATCGCAGATGAGGCAGAGGTCGGCATCAGGGTCGACAGGACAAGCGTTCCGGTAGCTCCTGAAGTCAGCGGCGTAACGGGTCTTCTGGGATTAGAGCCTCTGTATCTTGCATGCGAAGGCAGAATGGTAATGATCTGCCCTGCGGAAAAAGCACAGGCAGTTGTTGATGTCCTTAAGGGTACAAAGTACACTGAAGGTGCAACGATAATAGGCGAAGTAACTGAAGAAGAGACCGGAAGAGTAGTCATGACGACTGAAGTCGGCGGACAGACATATCTTCCCAAGCCCGGCAACGAACTGCTGCCAAGAATTTGCTAA
- a CDS encoding putative iron-only hydrogenase system regulator translates to METRVAAISIIVENPESVEKLNALLHEAGKYIIGRMGVPYREKNISIIMIAINAPQDYISEITGKIGRLDGVNVKTSYANVK, encoded by the coding sequence ATGGAAACAAGAGTAGCTGCAATCTCGATAATCGTAGAGAATCCTGAATCAGTTGAGAAGCTTAATGCCCTTCTTCACGAGGCCGGAAAATACATCATCGGGAGAATGGGCGTGCCCTACCGCGAGAAGAACATCAGCATCATCATGATCGCCATCAACGCGCCCCAGGATTACATCAGCGAGATAACAGGAAAGATCGGACGTCTTGACGGAGTTAACGTAAAAACATCTTATGCCAACGTCAAGTGA